Part of the Bacteroidales bacterium genome is shown below.
TAACAATCAGCGGAGTCACAATTGGTGAATCACCTGATTGGCTTAAGAACAGGTTGAGAGCTGTTGGATTAAACCCTATCAATAATGTGGTTGATATTACCAATTTCGTTCAGCATGAATCCGGACAACCACTGCATGCGTTCGATGCCGACAAAATTGACAGTAAAAAGGTGATAATCAAGAACCTGCCTGATAAGAGTAAATTTATCACTCTCGATTCTGCTGAAAGAACTCTCTCGTCAAAGGATCTCATGATTTGCAATCCAAAGGAAGGTATGTGTATAGCAGGTGTTTTCGGTGGAATAAAATCAGGAGTAACAGCCGGCACAAAAAATATTTTCCTTGAGAGTGCCTATTTTAATCCGGTTGCCATACGTAAAACATCAAAAAGACACGGACTTAAAACTGATGCCTCTTTCCGGTTTGAAAGAGGTGCTGATCCTGAAATCACAGTATGGGCTCTTAAAAGGGCAATTATGCTGATTAAGGAGATTGCAGGAGGCAAAATATCTTCTGACGTGGTTGATGTATATCCGGTACCGGTAAAGAGAGAGATCATTGAAGTTAACTATAACAATATTAACAGGTTAATAGGTAAGAAAATTGAACAGAATACAATAAAAACTATTCTTGCACTTCTTGATATTAAAACTATTTCAGAAACAGCTGATGACCTGATTCTGGAAATTCCGGCATACCGTGTTGATGTAAAAAAAGAGGCAGATGTAATTGAAGAAATTCTCAGGATCTATGGATACAATAATATAGCGGTAACAAACCATGTAAATTCCACACTTACTTATCCTGAAAAACCTGATAAAGAGAAGATTGTAAATACAATTTCTGATATGCTTTCAGCTAACGGCTTTTCTGAGATAATGTGCAATTCACTTAATCCTGCTGCCTGGTATGAGCAGAGTGCAGACTTCTCAAATGAAGAGCTTGTTATGCTTGCAAATCCGCTCAGCTCTGATCTGAATGCAATGAGACAGTCGCTACTTTATGGCGGACTGAGTTCTGTAAGCTGGAACCTGAACAGGCAAAATCCTGACCTCAAACTTTATGAGTTCGGACACTGCTATTTCTTCAGGAAGTCAGGCGAATCTATTCCTCAGGCAAAAGACTATATTGAAAAAGCATCTCTCGATCTCTTCATTTCGGGAAACAGGGAAAAGCAGGGCTGGAACAGCAAGACCAATCCTACAGATTTCTTCACCGTTAAGTCATCTGTTGAAATGGTACTTTCAAGGCTGGGAATCAGACCTGAAAATATGACTACAGGAGAAAGTGATAAAAAATATTTTGCTGAATCACTCACATATATTATTAATAATAAAGTCATTGCTGAAATTGGCAAAATCTCCAAGAGCTATCTGACAAAATTTGATATCGGGCAGG
Proteins encoded:
- a CDS encoding phenylalanine--tRNA ligase subunit beta translates to MKISYNWIKDYLKIDLDPHKVAEILTGIGLEIEGTEEWVSVKGGLEGVVIGEVLTCKKHPDADKLSVTTVNIGAPEPLHIVCGAPNVAAGQKVPVATVGTMVFKGDESLEIKKSKIRGELSEGMICAEDELGLGTSHDGIMVLDKDAIPGTPAGSYFKIEKDFVFEIGLTPNRIDSGSHFGVARDLAAYLNLNAGMKEKALLPSVSGFKPDNQDNKYDVIIENSADCPRYTGITISGVTIGESPDWLKNRLRAVGLNPINNVVDITNFVQHESGQPLHAFDADKIDSKKVIIKNLPDKSKFITLDSAERTLSSKDLMICNPKEGMCIAGVFGGIKSGVTAGTKNIFLESAYFNPVAIRKTSKRHGLKTDASFRFERGADPEITVWALKRAIMLIKEIAGGKISSDVVDVYPVPVKREIIEVNYNNINRLIGKKIEQNTIKTILALLDIKTISETADDLILEIPAYRVDVKKEADVIEEILRIYGYNNIAVTNHVNSTLTYPEKPDKEKIVNTISDMLSANGFSEIMCNSLNPAAWYEQSADFSNEELVMLANPLSSDLNAMRQSLLYGGLSSVSWNLNRQNPDLKLYEFGHCYFFRKSGESIPQAKDYIEKASLDLFISGNREKQGWNSKTNPTDFFTVKSSVEMVLSRLGIRPENMTTGESDKKYFAESLTYIINNKVIAEIGKISKSYLTKFDIGQEVYYGHIDWDLLLKIIKTHKITFRELPRYPAVKRDLALLLDKGVKFGQIRELAYKTERNILQDVSLFDVYESDNLGKNKKSYAVSFILRDDLKTMTDKNIEKVMNNLIRVFEKELNAQIR